In Deinococcus maricopensis DSM 21211, the sequence CCCCAGCGTTCCCGCAAGCCCGGAATGTCCGGGAGGAGGTCACGGACGCCCGTGGCGAACAGCACCTTCGTGGCGAGGACGTCCTGGCCGTCCTCGAGGAACACGCGAAACGCGTCCCCTTCCGGTTGCACGTCCGCGACCTGCACTTCGAGGTGCGTGACGGGGTACGGCTGGAGTTGCGCGAGCGCTTCGCGTTTCAGGTCGAGGGGCGCGGCGCCGTCGCGGGTGAACACGCCGTGCGCGGCGCGTGTGGGGGCGTTGCGGGGCGGGCCGCCGTCGAGGAGGAGCGTGTCTCGGCGGGCGCGGCCCAGGACGAGCGCGGCGTTCAGGCCCGAGGGGCCGGCGCCGATGACGGCCACATCGCAGGGCGGAAGGGCGTCGGGCAGGGGAAGCGACATGCCTTTCAGGTTCCGGGATGCAGGGGGCGCCGTGCGGGGGGACCGAGCACAATATGGGTGACGTCCCGTAAATCTCTTAAGACGTACTCCGGGTGCACCCCCGGCGGGAGGGCATGACTGGTGGGCAGGTGCGCCGCGTGCAGCCCGATCGCCTGAGGGCCGGCAATGTCGTTCCTGGGGCTGTCCCCGACGAACAGCGCCTGCGCGGGCGTGACCCCCAGGGCGTTCAGGGCAAGATGGTAGATGCGCGCCGCGGGTTTGCTGACACCGACCTCCTCGCTGATCACGACCGCATCGACGCGGCGCGTCAGGTCCAGGCGGTCCAGGCAGGTGCGTTGCGCGTCGCTCCACCCGTTCGTGACGACGCCCACACGGACGCCGTGCGCGCGCAGGTCATCCACCACCGCGTGCGCGTGCGGCATGCACGCGGGCCGCGCGAGCGAGTGGGTGCAGTAGTCGGCGTACAGGGCGTCCGGATCGTGCAGCAGCGCGAACTCGCGGACGAGTTGCGGGAACACCTCGCGTTTCGAGCGGTACCCGAAATCGTCGAGGGTCAGGAAGCGCGCGCCGTACGCGGCGGGGGCGGGGTAACGCTTCACGTGCCCCTGCAGGTAGGCGCGCACCGTGGCGTCGCGGTCGTGGAGGGTGCCGTCCAGGTCGAACAGGACAGCGCGGTAGGCGGAAGGGAGCACCCTTCATGCAAGCATATGGGCGGCCCGAAGTCAGGCGCCAGCGGGCGCCGTCCGCCGCGCGGCGCCCTGAGGCCCTCGCGTCGGACGTTCGGCGCGGCAGGGCTACTGCGGGAGTTGCAGGTGGTACACCGTGCCGCTCAGGTCGTCACTGAGGTACAGCCCGCCGTCCGGGGCGACCGCGGCGTCCACGGGGCGGCCCCAGCGGACCTTGTTGACGGCGTCCGTCACGAAACCCGTCACGAGGTCGCGGGCCGGCCCGAGGCCGCCTGCAGTGTTCGGGAACAGCACGAACGCGTGCCCGCTGAAGCTGGTGCGGTTCCAGGAGCCGTGCTGCCCGACGACGGCAGCACCCTGGAACGGCGCGGGGACGCTCGCGCCCGTCCAGAACGTCAGGCCGAGTGGCGCGGCGTGCGCGGTCATGCCGACGGTCACTCGATCGGCGCTGCTGCAGTCGAGTCGGCTGCCGTCGGCGTTCGTCTGCACGTCGCGTTCGAGCGGCATGTTCAGCCACCCGCCGTCCGGGTTCGGGTTGCAGAACGGCCAGCCGTAGTTGCCGCCGTCGCGCACGCGGATGAGCTCCTCGGGCGGGTAATTGTCGACGAAGCCCTGCAGGACCTTGCCGTAGTCGTCACTGCCGTCCCCGTCGATGTCCGCGTGGCGGGGGAAGGCGACGTTGTCGCGGTTGTTCACGGCCACCCACAGGTCCCGCGTGCCCGGCTGGATGGCGAGGCCCTCGGCGTTGCGGAGGCCCTGCGCGACCAGGCGTCCGGCCGGGCCGTCCTGGGCGGGCGTGTCGGCGTTGTAAGCGTACACGGCGCCGCGTTTGGGGGTGCCGGCAAGGTCCGCCGGGTCGGCGTTCGTGGCGGACGCGATGGCCACGTACAGCGTGTCGCCGTCCAGGGCAATGTTCTTCAGTTCGTGGCCGTACGCACCCTTGAGTTCGGGCGTGCTGGCGTCCGGGAGGTTCGCGACGATCACCTGCGCGGCGCTGGCATTGGGAATGCCGTTCACGAGCGGGTAGCGGGCGACGCGGTGCGTTTCACTGACGTACAGGTACGTTGTGCCGCCGCGCGTGGCGAGCACGAGATCATGCGGTTTGCGCAGGTTCGTGAGCAGTGGCGTGGGCGCGCCGCCCCCGGCGGGGATGCGGGCAACCTGTCCGGCGCCCGGCTGGGACACGAGGACGTCCCCGTTCGGGAGGACCAGCAGGAAGCGCGCGCCGGGCACGCGGGCGAGCACGCGGACGCGGCTGCCGCTGGGGACGTTGAGGGTGCGGGGCACGTTGAACGGGGCGCTGCGCAGCCCTTCGGGAACGGTGACGGTGGTGGGCGCGAGCGTGAAGTCCGTGGGGGGCGGTGTGCCGCCGGTGGGTGGGCCGTTGCCGTCGCTCGGAGTGGTGCCGGGGGTGGTGCAGGCGGTGAGGAGCGCGGCTGTGAGTGGAGCCGTCAACCAGCGTCGGTGCATACGTGAGCCTCCCTTGACGATGCGTCGAGTTCACTGTGCGGACGGCGCGGCCGGTTCGGATGAAGTGGCCGTTCAGGGGCGTTTAGCTCTGCAGTGCGCCCCTCCTGAGCAGGCCGGTGGGGCGCGCCGACGTGGCGCGCCCCACCTTGAGACACTCGCAATCAGCGCACGCCGGGGCGGACGGTCACGTCCGTGAGGTCCGCGTCGCGCGGCGCGTGCAGCACGAACCGGACGGTCGCGGCGACGCTGCGCGCATCGATGTACGCGTCCTGCTGGTACTCGCCGCCCTCCTGCGTGCGCACCTTGCGCTGCATGTCGGTGTCCGTGCGGCCCGGGTAGACGGTGGTGACGCGCACGCCGTGCGCCGCTTCCTCTTCGCGCAGGACGTCCGCGAGGGCGCGCAGTGCGAACTTGCTGGCAGCGTAGCTGCCCCAGCCGGCGTTCGCGCGCAGGCCCGCGCCGCTGTTGATGAATACGGCGTGGCCGCGCGCGGCGCGCAGTTGCGGGAGGAGCGCGCGGGTGAGCGCGGCAGGCGCAACGACGTTCACGGCGAGGGTGCGCGTCCACACGTCCGCGTCCTGCTCCGCGACGCGGCCCAGGTCGACGACGCCGGCGTTGTGGATGACGTTCGTGATCACGCCGAGGTCTTGGAGGGCGTCCGCGAACGTTTCGGGGTGGTGCAGGTCGAGCGTGAGGGTGTGGGCGTTCGGGAGGGCTTCGGCGAGGGCGCGGAGCTTGTCGGCGTCGCGACCGGCGAGGATCAGCTGGTGGTCGTGGAGGGCGTCCGCGAGGGCGCGGCCGATGCCGCCGGTCGCGCCGGTGATGAGGGTGGTGGGGGTGCTCACGCGCCCAGCGTACCGGGAATCAGTCGGCTCCCGGCGAAGTGCCGCTCCTGGAAGTGCACGGCGGCGCGCAGCTGCTCGGCCGTGCACGCCGCGCCTGTGGGCACGACGATGAGTTTGTCCTCGTGGTCGCCGGGGCGGATGACGATGGCCGCGACGGTGCCTTCGGCCTCGCGGAGGGGCACGTCCCAGCCGACGAGGTACGCGTCGATGGGGTGCCCGTCGCCGCTGGTCGTGCCGGGCAGCTCGCCGTAATTCACGGGGTACGTGAGGTCCGGGTGGCGCGGGTGGACGCTCCCGAGCGGCCGGTCGACGATGACGCGGACACGCTGCCCGAGGTAGGGCGTCAAGTCGGGTTTGCGGGGGGCGGTCATGGCCGGGCGGGCGCGGGGTGGAACACGAACACGTGCCCGTCCGGGTCGCGCGCCGCGAGCGCCCCGCCGGGCAGGGTGACGTGCGGGAGCCCTTCGGCCTGCACGCGCCGGGTCACGTCAGGCACGTCCGCGTAGAAGCTGACGGTGGCGTGGTCCCCGCCGGGCATGTCCGCGAGGCCGATTTGCGGGTCCCACGCGTACAGCCAGCGGCGGGGCGTGCCGTTCCCGTCCTCCTCGGCGCTCGGCCCGAGGGTGAACTGCGCGAAGTCGCGGCCGTCCTGCTCCTTCGCGAACGCGAAGCCGTACGCGCGGGGCAGGCGAGTCTTCATGGCGGCGTAGTCCTCGAAGGCGAGGGCGACCTCGCGCAGGCCCAGGATCGGCAGTGCCCAGGTGGGGCGCGGCACGGGCCGCACGGGCAGGAATGGGCGGCGCTCGTCGTCGGGGTTCACGCCGCGCAGCTCCAAGCCGTGGCCGCAGGGGTCGAGGAAGTACAGGCCGACGTCCGGGTGGTCGTCGGTGCCGAGGTTGATGGCCTGCCACGGCACGCCGTGCGCGTCGAGGGTGGCTTTGCAGGCGTCGAGGTCGTCCTGGTGAACCTGCCAGGCGTAATGGAGGTGCGACGCGCCGCGTGCCCGCAGGGGCGCGAGCGTGTCGTCCGGGTGGGTGCGGGTGGTGGGGCGCCACAGTGTGAGGGTCTGGTGGTCGTTCACGCGCAGGGTGGCGACGCCGCGTTCGTCGTCAAGGGTTTCCAGCGTCAGGCCGAACAGTTGCGCGTAGTACCGCGCGGCGCGTGGGAGGTGGTTGACGTCCAGCGTCACGCCCGCAAGGTCGAGGATCGGCGAGGTCATGCGCGCACCGTACCGCACGCGCGCGCGCCGTGCCTTCCCGGGCCGTTAAGGGCTTGCGAACGAAACGCACAGGCGCGCGCGTCCGTCCGGGAGGCACCCCGCACCGGCTCTTTTGCGGGGCGCCTCCCCGCCCAGGTCCACGCGCATGAGGAGGGGCGGGCCGGACGGCCCGCCCCTCCTGCAGTGCGGGTTACTCCGCCAGCCAGATGTAGCGTGCGAGCAGCAGCGCGGCGACGATGTACAGCGCGGGGTGAACGTCGCGGGCGCGGCCGCTGAGGGCCTTGATGGCGACGTAGCTGATGACGCCGAAGCTGACGCCGTTCGCGATGCTGTACGTGAGCGGCATGGCGATGACCGCGAGGAACGCGGGGATGCCGTCGCTCGCGTCGTCCCAGTGGACGTGGCGCAGGCCGTCGAACATCAGCGCGCCCACGAGGATCAGCGCGGGGGCGGTCGCGGCGGCGGGGATGGCGCCCGCGAGCGGCCAGAGGAACATGGCGAGCAGGAACAGCACGCCGACGGTCACGGCGGTGAGGCCGGTACGTCCGCCTTCCTCGATGCCGCTGGCGCTTTCGATGTACGCGGTGGTGGTGCTGGTGCCCATGAGGGCGCCGAACATGGCGGCGAGGCCGTCCATGGCGAAGGCGCGGCGCGCGCGCGGCAGGTCGCCGGTTTCGCTGAGGTACCCGCTTTTCTGCGCGAGGCCGGTGAGAGTGCCGGTCGCGTCGAAGAAGTCCACGAAGAAGAACGTGAAGACGACGCCGAGCACGCCGAGGCCCAGGGCGCCGCCGAGGTCGAGTTTGAACACGAGGTCGGCGGGCCACACGGGCGCGGCGATCAGGCCGTTCGTGAAGCCCGCGAACGGCGCGAACGTGCCTTCTTTCGCGCCGGGGTACACGGGCGCGCGGGTGATGATCGCGAGGACGGTGCTGGCAAGGATGCCCCACAGGATCGCGGCTTTCACGCGGCGGGCGAGCAGGACGGCAGTGATGATCAGGCCCGCGACGGCGATCAGGACGGGGGCGCTGCTGAACTTCCCGAGGCTGACGAACGTGGCGGGGTTGCTGATGACGATGCCGGCGTTCTTCAGGCCGATGAACGCGAGGAACGCGCCGATGCCGGCGGTGATGGCGAACTTCAGGCTGTTGGGGATGGCGCGCACGATGGCCTGCCGCGCGCCGATGACGCTGAGCAGGACGAATAGCAGGCCGGAGATGAACACGGCGCCGAGGGCGGTCTGCCAGGGGATCTTCTGGCCGAGGACGACGCTGAAGGCGAAGAAGGCGTTCAGGCCCATGCCGGGTGCCTGCGCGAACGGGTACTTCGCGACGAGGCCCATCATCAGGCTGCCGAACGCGGCGGCGATGGCGGTGACCATCAGCAGCTGCACGAAGGCGTTGTCGACGGGAATGGCGAGGCTGAGCGTCTGCGGGTTGACGAACAGGATGTAGCTCATCGTCAGGAACGTCGTGAGGCCGGCGCGCAGTTCGCGGCGGACGGTCGAGCCGTGTTCCGAGATGCCGAAGTAGCGGTCGAGGCCGCTCCGCGGGGTGGTAGTCATAGGTCCTCTTTCTCCCATCTCACGTGGTGGGATCAGCTGTTGCTCACGCCTCACGCGGCGTGAACGTTCCGACTGTAGCAGGAGAAACCTCAGGTGGGGTCAGGGGGCGGGCTGGAACGCACGGAGGCGCCCGATCATGCCGGGCGCCTCCGTGGTTGCGGGTGGGTTCAGGGGCAGAGGTTCGCGTCGGTGCTGCTGTTGCGGGGCGTGGGCGCCGCGACGCTGAAGTCAGTGCTGTTCTGGTTGGTGTCCGTGCAGCCGGCGTTCTTGCGTTGCGCGCCGGTGCTGTTGCTGAGGGCGCTGACGCCGGCGGTGCCTTCGAATTCGTTGGCGCTGCCGTACCCGACGAAGTCGAGGACGCTCGCGTCACTCTTGCCGCTGATGGCGGCGGTGCTGCTGGCGAGAGCGACCTTGCCGTTCGTGCCGCCGAGCGCGAGGGCGCCGGTGGCGTCCGGGGTGGGGAGGTCCACGGTGCCGCCGGTGCCGGCGGCGAGCTGCACGAGCACGTAACGGCCGGGCTGGACGGTCAGCGCGGGCAGCGCGAAGACGTTCGCGGTGCCGAACGCGCCGGTGGGGCCGGCGTATTGCAGGCTCAGGCCCTGCGTGCTGATGGGGCCGCTGCCGGCGTTGAACAGCTCGATGAAGTCGTTTTTGTACTGCGCGCCGTTGTTGCCGCCGCCGCCGTACACCTGGCTGATGACGAGGCGGCCCACACCGGCCTGCGCGGCGCTCACGGTGACGTTCACGGTTTTGCTGTCGCTGACGCCGGTGCCAGTGGCGGTGAGCGTGATGGGGTACGTGCCGGCGGGTACGGCGCTGTCGGCACTCACGTTGACGCTGAGCGCGGTGGTGCCGTTGCCGGCGGTGGCGGGCGTGACGGTGGCGCTCAGGCCGCTCTGGGCGGTGGCGGCGGTGACGGTGACGCTGCCGAGGTTGTACGCGGCACTCAGCGTGGCGCTCAGGGTGGTGCCGCTGCCGATGGTGACGGCGGCGGTGGCGGGCGCGGTGAGGGTCACGGTGGCGTCGCCGACGGTGACGTTTTGCGTGGCGGTCTGCGTTTCGGTGCCGCGCGTGGCGGTCACGGTGATGGTGCGCGCGCCGGCGCTGGCGTACGCGTGGCTGGCGCTGGTGGCGTTCGCCGCGACGGGTTCGGTGGTGCCGTCACCCCAGTCGACGCTGAGGGCGGTGGGGGTGCCGGTCGAGCTGATGGTGAGGGTGTACGGCTGGCCGGTGGTGGCGGTGCCCGCGCCGGTGGCGTTCACGCCGAGGGCATTGGTGGGCGTGAGGTTCAGGCCGACGAGGACGGGATCGTGGTCGCTCGCGCGGAACGGGCCGGGGCCGTAGAGGTCCAGGCCGGTGCAGCTGGCGGAGGTGCAGCCGGGGACGTTCTTGAATTCGACGTTGTAGTCGGCGACAGTGGGTTCATCGCTGTTGATGTGCCACTCGGTGATGCCCGTGACCTGCCCCGCGAGGGTGTTGGTGGCGAGGGCGTGATCGAGATACCCGAACAGGCTGCCGAACTGGTAGCTGTAGCGGTCCTCGGCGGGAATGCGCTTGTTGAGGCTCTCGAAGCCGCCCGCGACGATGGTGTTGATGGGGTCCTCGTTGCCGTACGCGTTGAAGTCGCCCATGAGCAGGACGTCCTGGTCGCCGGTGGCGGTCTTGAGGGTGTCCACGAAGTTCAGCAGCGCCTGCGCCTGCTGGACGCGCAGGGTGTTCCAGCAGCCCTGGCCGTTGTCGATGTCGCCGCTGGTGGGGCAGCTGCCTTTGCTCTTGAGGTGATTGGCGACGACGGTGAACACGCCGCCGTGGTTGTCCTTGAAGGTC encodes:
- a CDS encoding HAD family hydrolase, which gives rise to MLPSAYRAVLFDLDGTLHDRDATVRAYLQGHVKRYPAPAAYGARFLTLDDFGYRSKREVFPQLVREFALLHDPDALYADYCTHSLARPACMPHAHAVVDDLRAHGVRVGVVTNGWSDAQRTCLDRLDLTRRVDAVVISEEVGVSKPAARIYHLALNALGVTPAQALFVGDSPRNDIAGPQAIGLHAAHLPTSHALPPGVHPEYVLRDLRDVTHIVLGPPARRPLHPGT
- a CDS encoding PQQ-dependent sugar dehydrogenase; the encoded protein is MHRRWLTAPLTAALLTACTTPGTTPSDGNGPPTGGTPPPTDFTLAPTTVTVPEGLRSAPFNVPRTLNVPSGSRVRVLARVPGARFLLVLPNGDVLVSQPGAGQVARIPAGGGAPTPLLTNLRKPHDLVLATRGGTTYLYVSETHRVARYPLVNGIPNASAAQVIVANLPDASTPELKGAYGHELKNIALDGDTLYVAIASATNADPADLAGTPKRGAVYAYNADTPAQDGPAGRLVAQGLRNAEGLAIQPGTRDLWVAVNNRDNVAFPRHADIDGDGSDDYGKVLQGFVDNYPPEELIRVRDGGNYGWPFCNPNPDGGWLNMPLERDVQTNADGSRLDCSSADRVTVGMTAHAAPLGLTFWTGASVPAPFQGAAVVGQHGSWNRTSFSGHAFVLFPNTAGGLGPARDLVTGFVTDAVNKVRWGRPVDAAVAPDGGLYLSDDLSGTVYHLQLPQ
- a CDS encoding SDR family oxidoreductase, translating into MSTPTTLITGATGGIGRALADALHDHQLILAGRDADKLRALAEALPNAHTLTLDLHHPETFADALQDLGVITNVIHNAGVVDLGRVAEQDADVWTRTLAVNVVAPAALTRALLPQLRAARGHAVFINSGAGLRANAGWGSYAASKFALRALADVLREEEAAHGVRVTTVYPGRTDTDMQRKVRTQEGGEYQQDAYIDARSVAATVRFVLHAPRDADLTDVTVRPGVR
- a CDS encoding inorganic diphosphatase — protein: MTAPRKPDLTPYLGQRVRVIVDRPLGSVHPRHPDLTYPVNYGELPGTTSGDGHPIDAYLVGWDVPLREAEGTVAAIVIRPGDHEDKLIVVPTGAACTAEQLRAAVHFQERHFAGSRLIPGTLGA
- a CDS encoding VOC family protein, coding for MTSPILDLAGVTLDVNHLPRAARYYAQLFGLTLETLDDERGVATLRVNDHQTLTLWRPTTRTHPDDTLAPLRARGASHLHYAWQVHQDDLDACKATLDAHGVPWQAINLGTDDHPDVGLYFLDPCGHGLELRGVNPDDERRPFLPVRPVPRPTWALPILGLREVALAFEDYAAMKTRLPRAYGFAFAKEQDGRDFAQFTLGPSAEEDGNGTPRRWLYAWDPQIGLADMPGGDHATVSFYADVPDVTRRVQAEGLPHVTLPGGALAARDPDGHVFVFHPAPARP
- a CDS encoding NCS2 family permease, which encodes MTTTPRSGLDRYFGISEHGSTVRRELRAGLTTFLTMSYILFVNPQTLSLAIPVDNAFVQLLMVTAIAAAFGSLMMGLVAKYPFAQAPGMGLNAFFAFSVVLGQKIPWQTALGAVFISGLLFVLLSVIGARQAIVRAIPNSLKFAITAGIGAFLAFIGLKNAGIVISNPATFVSLGKFSSAPVLIAVAGLIITAVLLARRVKAAILWGILASTVLAIITRAPVYPGAKEGTFAPFAGFTNGLIAAPVWPADLVFKLDLGGALGLGVLGVVFTFFFVDFFDATGTLTGLAQKSGYLSETGDLPRARRAFAMDGLAAMFGALMGTSTTTAYIESASGIEEGGRTGLTAVTVGVLFLLAMFLWPLAGAIPAAATAPALILVGALMFDGLRHVHWDDASDGIPAFLAVIAMPLTYSIANGVSFGVISYVAIKALSGRARDVHPALYIVAALLLARYIWLAE